One genomic window of Conger conger chromosome 7, fConCon1.1, whole genome shotgun sequence includes the following:
- the eva1c gene encoding protein eva-1 homolog C produces MRMLIMTCYSSPKHRRWLIDIFYYILLVWTKEMDGLANFSNYLTRIIQSHAARACDGERMRLHCPRHSTISILSASYGQSETALCVPTADARRPPDRTCYGFTAVQKLLAECHGRRDCQLPVNRHVFGCDPCPGTPKCLHVSYKCKPTEHRRKVGCQGESLRLHCKYPRVLNIYAAVYGRAVEDQKTCAPDDQEPPPFECLSHGAVDLVTEACYAKERCMITVDDHSFRDPCFPGIRKYLTVLYACVPETLLREADPNAFNVPNPTSAPKRNNDSGVPPYPIGSRLPDNRRFILSNSLMAYGYIKENPEMAALLFISSVCVGLLCTLLAVSVRLSCPRAAGAGAKSKAPPRQGAGRREEQEEEEEEEEAEASVSSLSSSDRKGSFGWEATDTTLEAADLAERIERREQVIQEIWMNAYLNGTSMGPR; encoded by the exons ATGAGAATGTTGATAATGACCTGCTACAGCTCGCCGAAACACAGGAGGTGGCTCATTGACATATTCTATTACATACTTCTGGTGTGGACCAAAGAAATGGACGGACTAGCAAACTTTTCAA ATTACTTGACTCGGATCATCCAGAGCCACGCCGCTCGCGCCTGCGACGGAGAGAGGATGCGCCTTCACTGTCCCAGACACTCGACGATATCGATACTGTCAGCGTCTTACGGCCAATCAGAGACCGCCCTCTGCGTCCCCACGGCGGATGCCCGCCGGCCACCAGACAGAACCTGCTACGGATTCACCGCCGTACAG AAGCTGTTGGCCGAGTGCCACGGTCGTCGTGACTGTCAGCTCCCGGTGAATAGACACGTCTTCGGCTGCGACCCCTGTCCCGGGACCCCCAAGTGCCTCCACGTATCTTACAAATGCAAGCCCA CCGAGCACAGGAGGAAAGTGGGGTGCCAGGGGGAGAGTCTGAGGCTGCACTGTAAATACCCGCGCGTCCTCAACATCTATGCTGCGGTCTATGGTCGCGCCGTGGAGGACCAAAAGACCTGCGCTCCAGACGACCAGGAGCCCCCGCCGTTCG AATGTTTATCCCATGGAGCCGTGGACCTGGTCACGGAGGCCTGCTATGCTAAAGAGAGGTGCATGATCACCGTTGACGACCACAGCTTCAGAGACCCCTGCTTCCCCGGGATAAGGAAGTACCTCACCGTGCTGTATGCGTGTG TGCCCGAGACCTTGCTCAGAGAGGCAGACCCGAACGCTTTCAACGTTCCCAACCCTACCTCGGCTCCGAAACGGAATAACGATTCAG GAGTACCTCCATATCCCATCGGATCACGACTCCCAGACAACAGAAGGTTTATTTTGAGCAACTCCCTGATGGCCTACGGTTACATTAAAG AGAACCCCGAAATGGCCGCCCTGCTGTTCATCTCCAGCGTGTGCGTGGGCCTCCTGTGCACCCTGCTGGCCGTGTCTGTGAGGCTGTCCTGCCCCAGGGCCGCAGGGGCAGGGGCGAAGAGCAAGGCCCCGCCcaggcagggggcggggcggagggaggagcaggaggaggaggaggaggaggaagaggcggaGGCCAGCGTCTCCTCGCTCTCCAGCAGCGACAGGAAGGGCTCGTTCGGCTGGGAGGCCACAGACACCACCCTGGAGGCGGCGGATTTGGCGGAGAGGATCGAGCGGCGGGAGCAGGTCATACAGGAGATCTGGATGAACGCGTACCTGAACGGGACCTCCATGGGACCCCGCTGA